One genomic segment of Nocardioides cavernaquae includes these proteins:
- a CDS encoding DUF4190 domain-containing protein has product MTLPPYPGQPDQPEQPGQPVPPPPPPAPPAPPSPPGPPAPPSYPQTQPSGTTPPPPPGPPAPPAPPSYQQFGGPNDANQSWSGLAIAAFVCSLTCCLGIPAVILGIIALAKTGAGKAKGRWMAVTGIVLGIIGTLVMIGLVAAVYFLAESQVAPADARPGQCVTVATEGDEVTILDLGCSTPHNGQIFAAITVTEADVARQVGGLDLCAKAALEHFPQASEGDLTGDAPSFTLNGEKLIVGGASDRTEVAAGDIVACWIEADDGELNSDPVN; this is encoded by the coding sequence ATGACCCTGCCTCCCTACCCGGGCCAGCCCGACCAGCCGGAGCAGCCCGGCCAGCCTGTGCCTCCCCCGCCGCCGCCGGCCCCGCCTGCGCCGCCGAGCCCGCCCGGACCCCCGGCACCGCCGTCGTACCCGCAGACGCAGCCCTCCGGAACCACCCCGCCTCCTCCCCCCGGGCCCCCTGCACCGCCGGCCCCGCCGTCGTACCAGCAGTTCGGCGGCCCGAACGACGCCAACCAGTCCTGGAGCGGCCTCGCGATCGCCGCCTTCGTCTGCAGCCTGACCTGCTGTCTCGGCATCCCCGCCGTGATCCTGGGCATCATCGCGCTGGCCAAGACGGGTGCGGGCAAGGCCAAGGGACGCTGGATGGCCGTGACCGGCATCGTGCTCGGCATCATCGGCACGCTCGTGATGATCGGACTCGTCGCCGCGGTGTACTTCCTCGCGGAGAGCCAGGTCGCGCCAGCGGACGCGAGGCCCGGGCAGTGCGTGACCGTGGCGACGGAGGGCGACGAGGTGACGATCCTCGACCTCGGCTGCTCGACCCCGCACAACGGCCAGATCTTCGCCGCCATCACGGTCACGGAGGCAGACGTGGCGCGCCAGGTCGGCGGCCTCGACCTGTGCGCGAAAGCGGCACTCGAGCACTTCCCCCAGGCCAGTGAGGGCGATCTGACCGGCGACGCTCCGTCCTTCACGCTCAACGGCGAGAAGCTGATCGTCGGCGGCGCCTCTGACCGGACCGAGGTCGCCGCCGGCGACATCGTCGCCTGCTGGATCGAGGCCGACGACGGCGAGCTGAACTCAGACCCGGTCAACTAG
- a CDS encoding Rne/Rng family ribonuclease: MLDETTPDTTPEVTENNNEAQTAEVETPAAPVKKTAAKKAVAKKTAAKKTTAKKTTAAKKTAAKKAAAAPAEADAQVDATVEPAPADAAEAAPAKKTAAKKTAAKKTTAAKKTAAKKTAAARKTAAAPAVDAEALPLDLPADAGAVAEQPAEKPAARSRRAAAPAAVLFQAPDATTAPRTRNRKPAAAAETAVEEIATDAVGDAAEAAVEATDGAGESTSQRAPRNRQGGGQGGGQGNRGGQGNRGGQKRPADAEAKDADQAETDAADANEDGTENDENEDGTENGPGSAARRRRRRGGRRRRKPGESNDSGDAGESEGDDESAPAAAAASEEGDDNEQGEGGTTRRRRVRVRDGEGRAQNTDDPNTVTRVRPSRTGEDQITSISGSTRLEAKKQRRRDGREAGRRRAPIVSEAEFLARREAVDRVMAIRQRDDLTQIAVLEDKVLVEHYVARESQTSLIGNVYVGRVQNVLPSMEAAFIDIGKGRNAVLYAGEVNWSALGHRDGQPRKIESVLSSGQSVLVQVTKDPVGHKGARLTSQVSLAGRFLVYVPDGTTSGISRKLPDTERSRLKTLLKEIVPDTAGVIVRTAAEGASEDELTRDVEVLKARWEEIEKQSKIGNAPKLLYGEPDLTLKVVRDLFAEDFSKLVIQGTDAWNTVQQYVAHVAPDLEERLEQYDAADGDLFADYRVSEQIAKGLDRKVWLPSGGSLVIDRTEAMTVVDVNTGKFTGSGGNLEETVTKNNLEAAEEVVRQLRLRDIGGIIVVDFIDMVLESNRDLVLRRLVECLGRDRTRHQVAEVTSLGLVQMTRKRIGTGLLEAFSETCEHCSGSGHITHDMPIEPKRTDDGGGERRSGNRRNRGRGGNEGNQGDNQGEAQASTPTPKDIAQAHPAPAVSEYPDEVPAHVLKARAEAAEKVAEAEQKAAARDAAARDNQATAGAGSQADEATADEQSTAGAERPSRNRNRNRNAGQAGRVAEQSPETPAAEAPAETGTGAAQVEAPVADTPMEAPAAEAAVETPAVEAPAVEAPVVEAPVEVPAPVDTSPKVVTRTRRTASRPAGSTAGISLEPVAIVVAAPVVTADAVPVAAPEPPRVVTRTRRAATRPAGAGASQPAPMTLDEVLPSAEAAADAEVAEHGEHPVELHVPIKKKGARKR, encoded by the coding sequence ATGCTCGACGAGACCACTCCGGACACGACCCCCGAGGTCACCGAGAACAACAACGAGGCTCAGACCGCCGAGGTCGAGACCCCCGCCGCACCGGTCAAGAAGACGGCCGCCAAGAAGGCCGTCGCCAAGAAGACGGCTGCGAAGAAGACCACTGCCAAGAAGACCACTGCGGCGAAGAAGACGGCTGCCAAGAAGGCGGCGGCCGCTCCGGCCGAGGCTGACGCGCAGGTCGACGCCACGGTCGAGCCGGCTCCGGCCGACGCTGCCGAGGCGGCCCCCGCCAAGAAGACGGCAGCGAAGAAGACAGCTGCCAAGAAGACCACCGCAGCCAAGAAGACGGCCGCCAAGAAGACCGCCGCAGCCAGGAAGACCGCTGCAGCCCCCGCCGTGGACGCCGAGGCGCTCCCGCTCGATCTTCCGGCCGATGCCGGCGCAGTTGCCGAGCAGCCTGCGGAGAAGCCGGCCGCGCGCTCGCGCCGTGCCGCAGCACCCGCCGCCGTACTCTTCCAGGCGCCCGACGCCACCACCGCCCCGCGCACGCGCAACCGCAAGCCGGCTGCCGCCGCAGAGACCGCGGTGGAGGAGATCGCCACCGATGCCGTGGGCGACGCCGCCGAGGCTGCGGTCGAGGCGACCGACGGCGCTGGCGAGTCCACCTCGCAGCGCGCGCCCCGCAACCGCCAGGGCGGCGGCCAGGGTGGAGGCCAGGGCAACCGGGGTGGCCAGGGCAACCGTGGTGGCCAGAAGAGGCCCGCCGACGCCGAGGCGAAGGACGCAGACCAGGCCGAGACGGACGCCGCCGACGCCAACGAGGACGGCACCGAGAACGACGAGAACGAGGACGGCACGGAGAACGGCCCCGGCTCTGCCGCCCGCCGCCGTCGTCGTCGTGGCGGTCGCCGCCGCCGCAAGCCCGGCGAGAGCAACGACTCCGGTGACGCAGGCGAGTCGGAGGGCGACGACGAGTCCGCCCCGGCCGCTGCCGCCGCCTCGGAGGAGGGCGACGACAACGAGCAGGGCGAGGGTGGCACCACCCGCCGTCGCCGGGTCCGGGTCCGTGACGGCGAGGGTCGCGCCCAGAACACCGACGACCCCAACACCGTCACCCGGGTCCGCCCGAGCCGCACGGGCGAGGACCAGATCACCTCGATCTCCGGCTCCACCCGCCTCGAGGCCAAGAAGCAGCGCCGTCGTGACGGTCGCGAGGCCGGCCGTCGCCGCGCCCCGATCGTCTCCGAGGCCGAGTTCCTGGCCCGCCGCGAGGCCGTCGACCGGGTCATGGCGATCCGCCAGCGCGACGACCTCACCCAGATCGCCGTGCTCGAGGACAAGGTGCTCGTCGAGCACTACGTGGCCCGCGAGTCGCAGACCAGCCTGATCGGCAACGTCTACGTCGGCCGCGTGCAGAACGTGCTCCCGTCCATGGAGGCCGCGTTCATCGACATCGGCAAGGGTCGCAACGCGGTCCTGTACGCCGGCGAGGTCAACTGGTCGGCCCTCGGCCACCGGGACGGCCAGCCGCGCAAGATCGAGTCGGTGCTCTCCAGCGGCCAGTCCGTGCTCGTCCAGGTCACCAAGGACCCGGTCGGCCACAAGGGCGCCCGCCTCACCAGCCAGGTCAGCCTGGCTGGACGCTTCCTGGTCTACGTGCCCGACGGCACCACCAGCGGCATCTCGCGCAAGCTCCCGGACACCGAGCGCTCGCGCCTGAAGACGCTCCTCAAGGAGATCGTCCCGGACACCGCTGGCGTCATCGTGCGCACGGCCGCCGAGGGTGCCTCGGAGGACGAGCTCACCCGCGACGTCGAGGTGCTCAAGGCGCGCTGGGAAGAGATCGAGAAGCAGTCCAAGATCGGCAACGCCCCCAAGCTCCTCTACGGCGAGCCCGACCTCACGCTCAAGGTGGTCCGCGACCTCTTCGCCGAGGACTTCTCCAAGCTGGTCATCCAGGGCACCGACGCCTGGAACACCGTCCAGCAGTACGTCGCCCACGTCGCGCCGGACCTCGAGGAGCGCCTCGAGCAGTACGACGCCGCCGACGGCGACCTGTTCGCTGACTACCGCGTCTCCGAGCAGATCGCCAAGGGCCTGGACCGCAAGGTCTGGCTGCCCTCCGGTGGCTCGCTGGTCATCGACCGCACCGAGGCCATGACCGTGGTCGACGTCAACACGGGCAAGTTCACCGGCTCCGGTGGCAACCTCGAGGAGACGGTCACCAAGAACAACCTCGAGGCCGCAGAAGAGGTCGTGCGCCAGCTCCGGCTGCGCGACATCGGCGGCATCATCGTCGTCGACTTCATCGACATGGTGCTCGAGTCGAACCGTGACCTGGTCCTGCGTCGCCTGGTCGAGTGCCTCGGTCGTGACCGCACCCGTCACCAGGTCGCCGAGGTGACCTCGCTGGGTCTGGTGCAGATGACGCGCAAGCGGATCGGCACCGGCCTGCTCGAGGCGTTCAGCGAGACCTGCGAGCACTGCAGCGGCAGCGGACACATCACGCACGACATGCCGATCGAGCCGAAGCGCACCGACGACGGTGGCGGCGAGCGGCGCAGCGGCAACCGCCGCAACCGCGGTCGCGGCGGCAACGAGGGCAACCAGGGCGACAACCAGGGTGAGGCCCAGGCCTCCACGCCGACCCCCAAGGACATCGCCCAGGCGCACCCCGCCCCGGCGGTCTCGGAGTACCCCGACGAGGTCCCTGCCCACGTGCTGAAGGCCCGCGCGGAGGCCGCCGAGAAGGTGGCTGAGGCCGAGCAGAAGGCTGCGGCCCGCGACGCTGCGGCACGCGACAACCAGGCCACGGCAGGCGCCGGGAGCCAGGCGGACGAGGCCACCGCCGACGAGCAGTCGACCGCTGGCGCCGAACGTCCAAGCCGCAACCGCAATCGCAACCGCAATGCGGGTCAGGCCGGTCGTGTCGCGGAGCAGTCGCCTGAGACGCCTGCTGCCGAGGCGCCCGCCGAGACTGGCACTGGCGCCGCCCAGGTGGAGGCGCCTGTCGCCGACACCCCGATGGAGGCACCCGCAGCCGAAGCAGCTGTCGAGACGCCTGCTGTCGAGGCCCCCGCGGTCGAGGCGCCGGTTGTCGAGGCGCCGGTGGAGGTCCCTGCTCCGGTCGACACGTCGCCCAAAGTGGTCACGCGTACCCGTCGTACGGCGAGCCGCCCGGCTGGTTCCACCGCGGGCATCTCGCTCGAGCCGGTGGCCATCGTCGTGGCTGCGCCGGTCGTGACTGCCGACGCGGTGCCTGTCGCCGCGCCGGAGCCGCCCCGGGTCGTCACTCGCACCCGCCGTGCCGCCACCCGTCCGGCTGGAGCGGGCGCGAGCCAGCCCGCGCCGATGACCCTCGACGAGGTGCTGCCGTCCGCTGAGGCAGCCGCCGACGCGGAGGTTGCCGAGCACGGTGAGCACCCGGTCGAGCTGCACGTTCCGATCAAGAAGAAGGGCGCTCGCAAGCGCTGA
- the rplU gene encoding 50S ribosomal protein L21, which yields MYAIVRAGAKQQKVAVGDVIEIDLITTAVGESVTLPVVLLVDGEAVSATGLDKASVTAEVLGGTKGPKIVIQKYKNKTGYKKRMGHRQKYTQVKVTAINA from the coding sequence GTGTACGCGATCGTGCGCGCTGGCGCCAAGCAGCAGAAGGTTGCCGTGGGCGACGTCATCGAGATCGACCTGATCACGACGGCTGTCGGTGAGTCGGTGACCCTCCCGGTCGTCCTGCTGGTCGACGGCGAGGCGGTCTCCGCGACCGGTCTCGACAAGGCCTCCGTGACCGCCGAGGTTCTCGGTGGGACCAAGGGCCCGAAGATCGTCATCCAGAAGTACAAGAACAAGACCGGCTACAAGAAGCGCATGGGTCACCGTCAGAAGTACACCCAGGTCAAGGTCACCGCGATCAACGCCTGA
- a CDS encoding TIGR03086 family metal-binding protein → MDVATLFRRTVAVWQRTLAGVQADQWSHPTPCTEWDVRALVNHVVGEECWVGPLLAGRTIAEVGSRFDGDVLGDDPVGRGEDLARASVIAVDAALIDGLRVHLSYGDEEAGEYLLQVATDHLIHGWDLAAATGQDRAMQPDLLEQVAEWFAGREEMYRSGGAIGPRAPMTGDPHTDLLAAFGRDAAWRAPTAHVSENV, encoded by the coding sequence GTGGACGTAGCAACGCTCTTCCGGCGCACCGTGGCGGTCTGGCAGCGCACGCTCGCCGGCGTACAGGCCGACCAGTGGAGTCACCCCACTCCGTGCACGGAATGGGACGTGCGGGCGCTCGTCAACCACGTCGTGGGGGAGGAGTGCTGGGTGGGCCCGCTGCTCGCCGGACGCACGATCGCGGAGGTCGGCAGCCGCTTCGACGGTGACGTGCTCGGCGATGACCCGGTCGGGCGCGGGGAGGACCTGGCGCGGGCATCCGTGATCGCGGTCGACGCCGCGCTCATCGACGGGCTCCGCGTCCATCTCTCGTACGGCGACGAGGAGGCAGGCGAGTACCTCCTCCAGGTCGCGACCGACCACCTGATCCACGGGTGGGACCTGGCCGCGGCGACCGGACAGGATCGGGCCATGCAGCCTGACCTGCTCGAGCAGGTGGCGGAGTGGTTCGCCGGTCGCGAGGAGATGTATCGCTCCGGTGGTGCCATCGGTCCGCGGGCGCCGATGACCGGAGATCCGCACACGGATCTGCTGGCCGCCTTCGGCCGCGATGCTGCCTGGCGCGCCCCGACCGCCCACGTGTCCGAAAACGTGTAA
- the rpmA gene encoding 50S ribosomal protein L27: MAHKKGAASTKNGRDSNSQRLGVKRFGGQAVNAGEIIVRQRGTHFHPGSGVGRGGDDTLFALVAGAVQFGTKRGRRVVNILPGE; encoded by the coding sequence ATGGCACACAAGAAGGGCGCCGCGTCCACCAAGAACGGTCGCGACTCCAACTCCCAGCGCCTCGGCGTCAAGCGCTTCGGCGGCCAGGCTGTCAACGCGGGCGAGATCATCGTTCGCCAGCGTGGCACCCACTTCCACCCGGGTTCGGGCGTCGGTCGCGGTGGCGACGACACCCTGTTCGCACTGGTGGCCGGCGCGGTGCAGTTCGGCACCAAGCGCGGCCGTCGTGTCGTGAACATCCTCCCGGGTGAGTGA
- a CDS encoding TIGR03936 family radical SAM-associated protein translates to MREQPEQQAPPVQRLRIRYAKRGRLRFTSHRDFSRAFERAVFRARIPMAYSSGFNPHPRISYAGAAPTGSASEAEYVEIALAEIVDPATVLAQLDAVLPDGLDVLEAVESAGASLTDRLEASRWLIDLAVTEADAVRAVERFLAAEEVPVERMTKKGLRTFDCRAAVVALAAGAGDRGARLDVVLRHGVPSVRPDDVLTGLASVGELAGVDDPLFTRLAQGPLSGDGVIGDPLA, encoded by the coding sequence GTGCGCGAACAGCCCGAACAGCAGGCCCCTCCGGTCCAGCGACTCCGGATCCGGTACGCCAAGCGCGGGCGGCTGCGTTTCACCAGCCACCGCGACTTCAGTCGCGCCTTCGAGCGCGCGGTCTTCCGGGCCCGGATCCCGATGGCCTATTCCTCCGGATTCAACCCGCACCCCCGCATCTCCTACGCGGGTGCGGCGCCCACCGGTTCCGCCAGCGAGGCGGAGTACGTCGAGATCGCGCTGGCCGAGATCGTCGACCCGGCAACCGTGCTGGCCCAGCTCGACGCGGTGCTGCCCGACGGCCTGGACGTGCTGGAGGCGGTCGAGTCCGCGGGCGCGTCGCTCACCGACCGGCTCGAGGCCAGCCGCTGGCTGATCGACCTCGCGGTGACCGAGGCAGACGCTGTCCGCGCGGTTGAGCGCTTCCTCGCTGCCGAGGAGGTGCCGGTGGAGCGGATGACCAAGAAGGGTCTGCGCACGTTCGACTGCCGCGCCGCGGTCGTCGCCCTCGCGGCTGGCGCCGGTGATCGCGGGGCACGCCTCGACGTCGTGCTGCGCCACGGCGTACCCAGCGTGCGGCCGGACGACGTGCTGACCGGACTTGCCTCGGTCGGGGAGCTTGCGGGTGTCGATGACCCGTTGTTCACCCGGCTCGCGCAGGGCCCGCTCAGCGGTGACGGCGTCATCGGCGACCCGCTGGCCTGA